The Candidatus Poribacteria bacterium genome has a segment encoding these proteins:
- a CDS encoding STAS domain-containing protein → MSDKLDIQIREAKEHAVIETTGYLNDALGEQLAERAQSLIQNGCTQLVINLEKTTLINSIGISILIEIIEALTEREGTLNFCGLSATQERTFRMMAIAKYAGIFPDEESAIANL, encoded by the coding sequence TTGTCGGACAAACTTGATATTCAAATTCGCGAGGCTAAAGAGCATGCGGTCATTGAAACAACAGGATACCTGAATGATGCCCTCGGAGAACAACTTGCCGAGAGAGCACAGTCACTCATTCAGAATGGTTGTACGCAACTTGTAATCAACCTTGAAAAAACAACACTTATTAACAGCATCGGTATATCTATACTTATTGAGATTATAGAAGCCCTCACTGAACGGGAAGGCACCCTGAATTTCTGTGGATTGTCTGCCACACAGGAGCGCACATTCCGTATGATGGCAATTGCTAAATACGCAGGTATCTTTCCAGACGAAGAATCTGCGATTGCCAACCTGTAA
- a CDS encoding phytanoyl-CoA dioxygenase family protein, with translation MQNELTESQINFYQKNGFLAIENFLDAAELAEWRRCTDESVEERLGNSVEFMTNQMDAKQFYARVFTQCLRLSDTHPGMRKLVHDPRLGKMAAQLAGVDGMRIWHDQALIKPPHGNPTAWHLDVPYWSFDSRDAVSFWVALDDATLANGCMWYLPGTHKTARFDNVGIGINIGELFNVYPEWKQIEPQCAPCPAGSIVWHNGLVAHGAGANMTIHHRRAMTCGFMPDGCTFNGKKNILPEDYFASLEIGDVLNNDKQNTLIWHRDQDA, from the coding sequence ATGCAGAACGAACTCACCGAATCACAAATTAATTTTTATCAGAAGAACGGATTTCTTGCCATTGAGAACTTTCTGGACGCTGCGGAATTGGCGGAGTGGCGCCGTTGCACCGATGAATCTGTTGAGGAACGCCTCGGAAACTCAGTGGAGTTTATGACAAACCAGATGGATGCCAAGCAGTTTTACGCACGCGTTTTTACACAGTGCCTCCGCTTGTCGGACACGCACCCTGGGATGCGGAAACTCGTGCACGATCCGAGACTCGGTAAGATGGCAGCGCAGTTAGCTGGTGTTGATGGCATGCGAATTTGGCACGATCAGGCACTGATTAAACCACCCCATGGGAATCCCACCGCATGGCACCTTGATGTCCCTTACTGGTCCTTTGATTCACGCGATGCCGTCTCGTTCTGGGTTGCGCTGGACGATGCCACACTCGCAAACGGATGTATGTGGTATCTCCCCGGCACGCATAAAACAGCCCGCTTTGATAACGTTGGCATTGGAATAAACATCGGTGAACTGTTTAACGTCTACCCGGAATGGAAACAGATTGAACCGCAGTGCGCGCCCTGTCCCGCAGGTTCTATTGTCTGGCATAACGGTCTCGTTGCCCACGGTGCTGGCGCGAACATGACAATCCATCACCGCAGAGCGATGACATGTGGTTTCATGCCCGATGGATGCACTTTCAACGGGAAAAAGAATATCTTGCCTGAGGACTATTTTGCGTCTCTTGAAATTGGAGATGTCCTTAACAACGACAAACAGAATACGCTCATTTGGCATAGAGACCAAGACGCTTAA
- a CDS encoding ATP-binding protein, which produces MSNEHKVLLTIPMYPDMELAAAKTGSVLAELKDFNEEAVEEIQLAIIETCINASEHSQSDDKEVHIQFLVTDDRLEVKITDRGVGITADTLDGTRLLGRPTMHPDLRKRGRGLQIIRALMDEVVIESSPNGTTVSFTKKKTPP; this is translated from the coding sequence GTGTCAAATGAACACAAAGTACTCCTCACTATACCGATGTATCCTGATATGGAACTTGCCGCGGCGAAAACCGGTTCTGTCCTCGCTGAATTGAAGGACTTCAACGAAGAAGCGGTTGAGGAGATCCAACTCGCTATCATTGAAACTTGTATTAACGCTTCTGAACATAGCCAAAGTGACGATAAGGAAGTACATATCCAGTTTTTAGTTACGGACGATCGGTTGGAAGTCAAAATTACGGATCGAGGCGTCGGTATAACTGCAGATACACTGGATGGCACCCGCTTACTGGGTAGACCTACTATGCACCCGGATTTACGTAAGCGCGGAAGAGGCTTACAAATTATTAGGGCTTTAATGGATGAAGTGGTTATAGAAAGCAGTCCTAACGGGACGACTGTTAGTTTCACGAAAAAGAAGACACCGCCATAG
- a CDS encoding transcriptional regulator translates to MNCEMSETRMRILQLLKMRAGMTVGQLKEALHISQMGIRQHLTILEAEGLVKHYREKQGRGRPPYIYQLTDAANSLFPTTYANFAVGLMHEVAKFNGPDFINQVFRGRMKSQLQTYQQRLEGKALSERVKELAHIRDEEGYMARFDEDENAYVLTEHNCPIALIAQEYPHVCEIETALFRQSLGAKVVRVEHLMQGSHKCCYRISKAKEE, encoded by the coding sequence ATGAATTGTGAAATGAGTGAAACCCGAATGCGAATCTTGCAATTGCTGAAAATGCGTGCCGGCATGACAGTCGGTCAGCTGAAAGAGGCACTCCATATCAGTCAGATGGGGATCCGACAACACCTCACTATACTTGAAGCAGAGGGGTTGGTCAAGCATTACCGAGAGAAGCAGGGACGCGGTCGTCCACCTTATATCTACCAATTGACCGATGCGGCAAATAGTCTCTTCCCCACGACTTACGCCAACTTTGCTGTTGGGTTGATGCATGAGGTTGCCAAATTCAACGGACCCGATTTTATCAACCAAGTCTTCCGAGGCCGGATGAAATCGCAGTTGCAGACGTATCAACAACGCCTTGAAGGGAAGGCGCTGTCTGAACGCGTCAAGGAACTTGCCCATATCCGTGATGAAGAGGGGTATATGGCGCGGTTTGACGAAGATGAGAACGCTTACGTTTTAACCGAACATAATTGTCCTATAGCCTTGATCGCGCAAGAATACCCACACGTCTGCGAGATTGAAACGGCACTTTTCCGACAATCTTTGGGGGCGAAAGTCGTCCGAGTGGAACACCTTATGCAAGGCAGCCATAAATGTTGCTACCGGATTTCTAAAGCCAAGGAAGAGTAA
- a CDS encoding 4Fe-4S dicluster domain-containing protein gives MPDETGRRGFFKEALNQLIQPVAEFLDDKVSEHLPAEQPSNRPLLRPPGALPEVEFLETCHRCGNCVKNCPASAIFPLQTPQPDIANTPYIDPEEQPCVICDSLACMYVCPSGALQTVYAEDIKIGLAVFSAETCLRTKDVACTYCVDTCPIGEDAIHLRSDGVVEVIDAGCTGCGVCQYACPTSPKSIVIELLVE, from the coding sequence ATGCCTGATGAAACGGGGAGACGCGGCTTCTTCAAGGAAGCCTTGAATCAACTCATACAACCTGTCGCCGAATTTCTGGATGACAAGGTAAGTGAGCATTTGCCCGCCGAGCAACCGAGTAACCGTCCACTTCTTCGCCCGCCCGGCGCGTTGCCTGAAGTGGAATTTTTAGAAACGTGTCATCGGTGTGGCAATTGCGTCAAGAACTGCCCGGCAAGCGCTATTTTCCCTTTACAGACCCCCCAACCCGACATCGCGAATACACCTTATATCGATCCCGAGGAACAACCCTGTGTCATTTGCGATTCATTGGCGTGCATGTATGTCTGTCCGAGCGGTGCTTTGCAAACCGTTTATGCCGAAGATATTAAAATAGGTTTGGCAGTTTTCAGTGCTGAAACCTGTCTTCGGACGAAAGATGTGGCGTGTACTTACTGTGTCGATACCTGTCCGATAGGTGAGGATGCAATTCATTTGAGGTCGGATGGCGTTGTAGAGGTTATTGATGCCGGATGCACAGGATGCGGGGTATGTCAATACGCCTGTCCAACTTCACCAAAGTCGATCGTTATTGAACTTCTCGTTGAATAA